GCGACGCTCAAGGATAGTAAAACCTATCTCGTGTGGAAGACGCTGGCGCCGGTCACGGCCTCGACCGGGCTGATTTTGACGCCGAACGCTACCTTCACCACCTGTCCACCGCTCGATCTGCTGTGCATTCCGGGCGGCGCCGGGATCAACGTGCTTCTGGAGGATGCCGAGACGCTCGCCTTCGTGCGCGAACAGGCAGGGCGGGCGCGCTATGTGACCTCGGTTTGCACCGGTGCCCTGGTTCTCGGCGCGGCCGGGCTTCTCACCGGGCGGCGCGCGACGACGCATTGGAACGCGCATGATCTGCTCGCCCATTTCGGCGCTATTCCGACGGCGGGAAGAGTGGTTCGTGACGGCAATCTGATCACCGCCGGCGGCGTCACCGCGGGGATCGATTTCGGCCTCGCGCTTATCGCTGAATTGACCAGCCAAACGGAGGCGGAGACCGTCCAGCTCGGCATCGAATATGCGCCCGCGCCGCCCTTCGATGCCGGCACGCCGGAAACCGCCTCGTCGGCAGTGCTCGCCGCCGCCCGCGAACGCGGCGCCGCCTCCCGCCTGGAACGCGAAGCCGCGATCGCCCGCATCACCGGGAGGTGAGGCGCTTTCGCACCTCAAGACAAAAGTCTTTTTGCTTCTTTTTCTTCAGAAAAAGAAGAGTCTTTGCCTTGCTCTAACGCCCAATCGCTTTCTGGACTGAAGCGGCAAGCGCCTGGAATGCCGCCGCGGCGGGGTTTTCGGGGGCGCTGATGACGATCGGGGTGCCGGAATCGCTACTTTCGCGCACGCCGGCGAGCAGCGGGATTTCGCCCAAGAAGGGCACGCCGAGCCGCGCCGCCTCGGCGCGGGCGCCGCCGTGGCCGAAGATTTCGGTGCGGTGGCCGCATTCGGGGCAGCAGAAAAAGCTCATGTTTTCGACGAGGCCGAGGATCTTCACCCCCACCGTCTCGAACATTTTGACCCCGCGCCGCGCATCAGCCAGCGCCACGTCCTGGGGCGTCGAGACGATCACCGCGCCGGCGAGGGTGACGCGCTGGGCGAGGGTCAGTTGCGCGTCACCGGTGCCGGGCGGCAGGTCGATCACCATGACGTCGAGCTTGCCCCAGGCGACCTGCTCCATCAATTGCTGCAAGGCGCCCATGACCATCGGGCCGCGCCAGATCATCGCGGTATCGGGGGCGGTGATGAAGCCGATCGAGATGGCTTCCAAGCCCCAGACCTTGATCGGCAGCATTTTGTCGTCCCGCACTTCCGGCCGGCGGGTGACGCCGAGCATGTGCGGAAGACTGGGGCCATAGATATCGGCATCCAGCAGCCCGACCGCGAGGCCGCGCCCGGCAAGCGCCACCGCGAGGTTGGTGGCGACGGTCGATTTGCCAACCCCCCCCTTGCCCGAGGCGATGGCGATCACCGCGCCGACCTCGGCGAGCAGTTTCGGCTGCTGGCGCGGGTCGCCATGCGCATGCCCGCGCGCGTGCCCTTGGGGCGGTGTCGGGGCCGGCGTGTCGCGATGGGCGGTGAGGATGACGGTTGCGTTCCGCACCCCGTCTTGGCCGGCGAGCAGGGCCTCGGCTTGGCGGCGTACCGGCTCCATCGCCGCGGCCTCCTCCCGCCGGACGCGGAGCGCAACCTGCACCAGCCCGTCTTTGACCTGGAGACTGTCGATCCGCCCGGCGCTGACGAGATCGCGCCCCGAGGCGGGGTCGGCGAGGGTCGCGAGGGCGGCGCGGAGCTGTTCTGGCGTGGGTTGGGGCATCGGCTTGCAAACCTTTTTCGTCCGGTCATTATGCGCCGCGGCCTCGCGGCCGCCGGGCCAGCTCGTGTAGCTTATCCTCGACCGCGGTCTGAACGCCAATGACCCACGCGCATGAAATTTCCTGGCCGTAATTTCTCTGGCCGCGGCATTTGAAGGAGCATCTCTGGCATGTCCTGGCATAATGGTGGACAAGGCGGCGGCCCGGGGGGGCAGGGGCCGTGGGGATCGCCGCGGCCCGGCAGGCGGCCAGAGCCGCCCTGGGGCAACGGCTTGCCGCCCGATCTCGCGGCGCTGATCGCGCGCGCGCGGCGCCTGTTCGGGGGCATCACGGGAGGGCGTGGTAACGGCGGGCAGGGTGGCGGGCAGGGTGGCGGACCTGGGGGGGGTGGCGGCGAGGCCTGGCGGGCATCGCGGCTGTGGCTCGCGGCGGCGCTGGTGCTGGTGCTGCTCTGGTTCGCGAGCG
This portion of the Acidibrevibacterium fodinaquatile genome encodes:
- a CDS encoding DJ-1/PfpI family protein, whose protein sequence is MAFAIGFLVFPKVQQLDLTAPYEVLATLKDSKTYLVWKTLAPVTASTGLILTPNATFTTCPPLDLLCIPGGAGINVLLEDAETLAFVREQAGRARYVTSVCTGALVLGAAGLLTGRRATTHWNAHDLLAHFGAIPTAGRVVRDGNLITAGGVTAGIDFGLALIAELTSQTEAETVQLGIEYAPAPPFDAGTPETASSAVLAAARERGAASRLEREAAIARITGR
- a CDS encoding Mrp/NBP35 family ATP-binding protein produces the protein MPQPTPEQLRAALATLADPASGRDLVSAGRIDSLQVKDGLVQVALRVRREEAAAMEPVRRQAEALLAGQDGVRNATVILTAHRDTPAPTPPQGHARGHAHGDPRQQPKLLAEVGAVIAIASGKGGVGKSTVATNLAVALAGRGLAVGLLDADIYGPSLPHMLGVTRRPEVRDDKMLPIKVWGLEAISIGFITAPDTAMIWRGPMVMGALQQLMEQVAWGKLDVMVIDLPPGTGDAQLTLAQRVTLAGAVIVSTPQDVALADARRGVKMFETVGVKILGLVENMSFFCCPECGHRTEIFGHGGARAEAARLGVPFLGEIPLLAGVRESSDSGTPIVISAPENPAAAAFQALAASVQKAIGR